The region GCTAaatgtttagcctttttaaCCTATTATCTGTATTTTGAACTAATATTTTGCATATATGACAAATAGGTGACAATTCACGTCAGTGCATATTAGCACTATTATACCCCTTTTTTCAAgttagaatattttaaaatgatataattggCTGTTATCATACGTTTTCAAAGTTTggagaaaacataaattttcaCTAATTAGTTCCCCTTTTTTAATCATTAGGCTTTTTTTTAttggtaatttaatttttttttcagcaCGACTTAGttcttttttttaacaaaggttATATTTCATTGAATGTAATGAAAAGTACACAAATGAATAACTCCTCAACAGACTTGAGTGAGCCATTCCATAACAAAATGATGAGACCTGCAGAAGCATTCATCGATAAGGGCTCTTTTTGCCACCAAATGGGCTACCCAATTACATTTACGGTTAACATATTGAAATCTAATTTCCGAAAATCGGAAAACTAGATTGAATATGTCTTCTAAAACTACTCTGGCATCTCTGTCGTCACTAGAGGATGCATTAGTAGCATTTATCAATACTTGACAATCTCCCTCGAAGATTACTGCACTAAGTCCTGTTGATAACACCTCCTCCATTGATGTCCGAAGCGCCAAAGCCTCTATAACCAGTGGTATCACCATGCCAATAAACCGCCTAGTTCAGTTGGTTGAACCGCGCTAAAATAATGGTCATCATGTAATATAAGTGTTTTATTTGTGTTAAAAGGAAGTGTTTTATTtggtgtttttttatatttgaattacaattttatacttttttgaatcTGCTTGTTTGTGATTTTAATCTTTCTTTAACAATGACCATCTTGTGCATTTGGAGAATCTAATATTCATATTTGAAAGATTAATAATGGAGTTAATTTGAACGCGCCCCACGCGCGTCCTTTCCTCTTCATCACTTCAGATGAAGCACTTGAAGCTCTTCCGGTTTAGGGAAGAGCAAAGATGCCACATGGCACACCAGTCAGTTCAATCGTTCTGCTTTACTTGGATGTTCACAAAACACTCAACCGGCTCTTCACTTACCTGCTCTTTAGTTTGCTTTTGCTTTACACATTCTCATTTATTCTGCATATTATCTGCATTCATCATGGCTTCTTCCTCTACCAACCGCTCTAAAAAATACTCCTACCCCTCTGTGGCTGAACTTACTGAGCGCACAAAAAAAATGTCTGTCTCTGAACCCATCATCACCCTCCAAGCTGATAATGAAGCAGTACCCACACGATATCAATGGACTCTTCTGGGACGCATCCTCACAAAGAAGACCTTTGAAGCTCCAGAAGTTCAACAATGGGTTCAACAGGAATGGAAACCTACAACAGGTCTATTGGTGGAACGGGTTTCCTTCAGTTTATTTTCATTCGCCTTTGAGAACAAGACTGATTATGATAAAGTGCTAGCGCAACGACCATGGAATATCCTGCACCAGCATATGGTTATTAAATAATGGCCAACTCATAAAAACATCAACCATATTCAATTCAGAACCACCATCTTCTGGGTCCAGATTCATGGCCTCCCTAGGAATCAAATTACAGCAATGAATGCTACCAAGTTAGGGGCTATGTTCCACAGGCTACTGGAAGTTGATATTGATGCAACTAACCCTATCTGGAGGCAGCAATTCTTGCGTCTTAAGGTGGAGATCCTAGCTAATAAACCATTTCCAAAGGGCATCATGACCAACCCTAATACTCCTGCTGCGGTCTGGGTTGATTTCAAATATGAAGGTTTTCCAGATACTTGCTTTTATTGTGGTCGTATGGGACATATGATTCGTGCTTGCAGGTACCGGCTGGATAATGAAGCTCAACGCATCTACATGCAACCTGGGCAACCTCTCCCATATGGGCCATTTCTAGGAACTGCTCCACTGCTTCACAGTTCTTTGGTCCGAAATAAAAGTGACTATGATGCCCATTTTCAGGCAGACACTCGCCGGCCACAGCACTGCCGTCAAGCTCCGCTACATTTGTCGGCTGAGCAGAACACTAACACCAGTCCGGCTGTCACAGCCCCTCTGCCATGCATGCCACAGTATCCATGCACAACTACCATTTCAAATGACGAGGTAGTGGAAAGCACTATGATGGTTAAGCCGCCACAAATCTTAGTGTCAGATGATTCTACAGCACTTGATGGTACACGTGACCCGACAAAAGGTAAGTACCCCGCTCTCCAAGAACCATCTTTCCAATTTACTGCAAAATCCAAAACACCTGGCATTAATACAACAGCTCCTTCAACTGCCTTACTTACCAAAGCATTACTTGACTTCTCTAAAGGCATTATCATTAACCCAATATATACAACTGTTCCCGCTACACATCCTATACTACAGAACCCACCTCCTAAACAATGTGGCCCAACTAGAAGCCCAAAACATGTTTTTCTCCCCCAGCATCTTATTCATATTCTAAGCCCACATTTGAAAGCCAAATTTCTAAATGGAGGCCCACACATTATGCTGGATGAGATAGAACAGATTAAAGTGTGTTTAGATCTCTTATACCGCAATAATCCACACTGTGCCAATGGTTCAACGGACTGCAATGCAGCCTATCAAGAGGAAATTCTCACTCTCTTCCAAGAAGCCTGCATTGATGATTATAACATGAATCCCATACTAGGCATGGCACTGAGAAACAAATACTGTCAGGGATCTTCCTCTTCTGCTGTAAAGAACCAGACCACATGGACTCGAATTGTTCGTCATGAAGCTACTACTCTTTACCAGTCTGATTCCATGGCAATGCAGGTAGTAGAGGGTAAGCGAAAGATTGATTGGGTTACACATCATGAACAAGATCATCTCAAACTCAGCAAAACAATGCACACAGCAGCGGAATTCAACTACACCTTGCCAGAATTTTTCAACTCTGCATGCCACCTTCCAGTTATTAATGAAGAATTGGAAGAACCCTTTAACACAAACAGCTTCTTCCGGGATGAGGAGACCACCCCTAATGGGTCTCCAAAGGATCCATGAAACTGATCTTCTGGAATTGTCAGGGGTTAGGGAATCCCCTAACAATCCAGCAACTAAAGACTATGTGCAAAACTGCCAATCCAGATATGGTCATATTAGTTGAAACAAAAAACAAGTTGGATAAAACCCTTACACTGACAAAGCCCTTAAAGTTCCAGAAACATTTTGTGATTGAGCCTCAAGGAAACTCGGGAGGCATGGCCCTATTTTGGAATCTGGATATTCAGGTTCAAATTCATCACTATGATACTTATTTTGTAGCTATGTCACTAATAGATCAATTTGATGTTTGTTTTGATCTAGTTAGTTGCCATCTAAACACCAAACAATCAGTGCGGGATGGGCAATTTTAATGTCTAGCTAGTTTAAAAAATAGGCTTTGTCAGTCTTTTGTTTTTGTGGGGGACTTTAATGATGTCTTAGATCAAACAGATAAGATAGGAGGTCTTCCCTTTGATCCAAACCAGCATGTAATCTTTCAAACCTTTATTTTCAATATGAATATGCATAGTTTAAGCTATTTGGGTAGTGATTATACTTGGAGCAATCGTAGAGCACATCCATACCTTATCCAAGAGAGAATTGATCGTGTTTTTGCTAGCCCAGACTGGTTACAACGCCATATTCATGCACAAGTCCAGCATTTAGATGTGATTGGATCAGATCATTGTGCCCTACTGTTTACAACGGATACAACTATACCTCAACCAAAAGGCATGTTTCACTTTGATAAACATTGGCTCAATCATCCACAACTACACCAGATCATTGAAGAAGCGTGGAAGTTCAACTCTACTGGCTCTCCAATGTATCAGCTataccaaaaattaaaaaatgttcgTCATTCTCTTGTCAAGTGGAACAGTAACtccaaaacaaatgcaaaaagCAAAATTCAACATCTAACTCAATAACTACAAAATGCAAAATCCCAACCACCAGTGTATATTCATTGGCCCTTTATCAGACAATTGGAGCAGCAGCTATACGAGGCACGCAAACAGGAGGATGAATTTTGGAGACAGAAATCGCGGCAGATTTGGCTACAACAGGGGGATCAAAACACAAAATATTTCCATGCCAGCACCATGCAACGTAGGAGGAAAAATACTATTCTTGGTTTAAATGATTCCCATGGAAATTGGATCACACAGCCTCACATGATTCAACAACTAATACTGGAGCATTTCAAGGATCAATTTACCTCCACAATTCAAAGTACGCAAACACAGGTAAGCAATCCAGTCCCAAATAGAGTCAATTTCGATATGAATTTGGCATTATGTAGACCAGTTTCAATTCAGGAAATATCCAATGCTACATTCTCCATTAATCCTTCCAAAGCCCTAGGGAGTGACGGGTTTACCTCCTTGTTCTACCAAAATTTCTGGTATCTCATCCAAAATGACATTGTTTTATCGATTCAAAACTTCTTCCAAGGAGGTCACATATTGACTAGCTTAAACCATACAATCATTGCCCTAATCCCTAAAATCCCTAAACCTCTCATAGTCTCAGATTTTCGGCCCATAAGCCTTTGTTCAGTCTTTTACAAGATAATTTCTAAAATCATTACATCCAGACTTCAAAACATTGTGCCTGTCTTAACTTCCCAAAATCAAAATGCTTTTACAAAAGGGAGGTCCATTTCGGATAATGTCTTACTGGCTCATGAACTGATTCACTATTTGAAAACCCGACCTTCAGGAAACACCCATTTCATGGCTCTAAAATTAGATATCAGTAAAGCCTACGACCGGCTGGAGTGGCCATACATTCATTCTAGTCTTACTGCTTGGGGTTTCCACCCATCTTTATTAACTGGATCATGAAGTGTATTACATCTGTAACGTACTCAGTCCGAATTAATGGATCCTCCCACGATTTCTTTAAACCAACTCGGGGCATAAGACAAGGAGATCCAATGTCTCCTTTGATCTATGTCCTATGCTCTGAAGGTTTGACTCAGATAATCAGTTCAGCAATCTTAGACAAATCCCTCCAAGGAATTAAACTCAATTACAGATGTCCAACAATCACCCATTTGCTTTTTGCGGATGATACCATAATCTTCTCCAAGGCCACCCAACCTGCAATCTTAAACATCCAGCTTATCCTCTATACATATGCCCAACAAAGTGGTCAGtgcataaattacaaaaaatcttCAGTTTTCTTCAGTGCAAATGTAGATGAGTACCAAAGACACCTATATACAGAGATGCTAGGCATTCCGCAAAATGCAATTCAGGAAAAGTACTTGGGCCTTCCTTATCAGATTCTGAGATCCAAAAATCAGACCTTCTCCCACATCATCTCTGCTATTACTTCCAAATTAGCCGGATGGAAAGAAAAATTTCTATCCTCAGCAGGGAAGGAAATTATGATTAAAGCAGTTGCAACGGCTATTCCAATTTATGGCATGATGTGCTTTAAACTTCCACAGTCTCTTTGCCATCGTATTCATCACTTAGTTAGGCAGTTCTAGTGGGGTCAGAAAGAATCTGAAAAGAAAATGTGCTGGATAGCTTGGAGTAAGATGAACCATAGAAAATGGGAAgggggtttagggtttaaggatTTGCAAGCATTCAATCAAGCCCTTTTGGGTAAGCAATTCTGGAGAATTATGAAAAATCCTAACTCTTTGCTTTACAAAGTCTATCAAAGCAAGTATTTCCCTTCTTCTACAATACTTGAAGGCAGATTGTCTGGACGGCCATCATGGGGCTGGAGAAGTTTGCTTTGGGGTAGAGATCTCCTTCTGAAAGGATTGCGCTGGCAAATTAACAGTGGATCATCACTTCAATACTTTCAGGATCCCTGGATACCGGGATCATATCCCTTTCTTCCAAGACCCTTACATTTACAGACACCGCTCTCAGGAAGGATATCGGAGCTAATTAATCCGGTCACAAGAGATTGGAACTCAGCATTAATCTTGAACACATTTGTGAAAGAAGATGCTGACAGAATTCTTGCTTTACCATTACCTTACTGGCCTCATGAAGATAGACTGATTTGGAACTACAAGCCTGATGGAGAATATACAGTCAAGTCTGGATATCATATTGCTCTCAATAACGGGTTCAGAGAATATCTTCGTTGATACCCCAATTATCCAAACAGGACTGGAAATACATATGGGAGCTATcattactaaataaaatcaAGATATTCATTTGGCTATGCATACATGATGGTTTGCCAACGGGAGCTGCACTCCATCAACGACTTCTACTTCCCCCAGAATGCTCTTACTGCACTGAACGTGAAACGTTAATCCACCTCCTCTTTACTTGCCCATTTGCAAAACAGATCTGGTTTAAAGGACCACTCAATTACCGATCAACTGCTGACGTCTCATCAAATTTTGCAACCCaatggaaaaaaattacaatgcAGCTTAAAGATCTCGACCCTTCTAACAAAGCCATAACTATTTTTGGATATTCTTTGTGGCACATCTGGAAAGCCAAGAACAACCTCATTTTCAAAGCTGATATACCCACACTTGAGGACACAATTCACAGTATTTTAAGGGACGCAGAAGAATTCCAGCAGTCCATGATAAAATCACCAATTCCTCATCCTTGTAGATCAAGCAATCACATTTATAGCACAAATATCCAAGGAATCCCGACAGGATTTATAAAGCTAAATTATGATGCTGCTGTCGATGCGCAAAAGAAAAGAGGTTTCGTTGGAATTGTGTCTAAAGACGAGCATATGTGCTTGAAAGGTAAGTTCTCGGCAGCATACAAGTTTATTTGGGACCCGGGCATTTTGGAAATGTTGGCTCTTCGAGAAGCAATGAATTGGGCAATTTCTAAAGGTTGGAAAAATACAATCTTCGAAGGTGATGCTCTCCAAATTACCACTATCATAAAATCTCAAAAATGCTCCATAGCAAGTATTCAAGGTGTTTGTGCAGATATCTGGCATCTCCAAAATTCCTTCGATAATATTGTCTTCCAATCAGTACCTCGACAACAAAACATAGAAGCGCATAATTGGGTGCAGCAGGTTAAACGTTGTATCCTTCCTTAGTTATGTTTCtttgtttaatattttgtattgtACTTTGTACGGTCTTTCAGATAATATATCtccgttaaaaaaaaaaacaatgaccatcttttatttttagtcgTTGTTGTAGCAAAAGTTTAATTAACGaagatgaattaaaaaatttggatttatgaACAtagaaaaatacaaatttgttgtaatttttttgaaatatgttGCAAAATATTTCCCGGAGTTTAAAAATAagcttaattattatttgtttgatttgtgTTCGCGTGTATGGTTGCTATTGGctataaaatctatttttaactattttttgatcagattaaaatttctttatacgaatttgaatataaaataatattttaatattataaaaattgatatcaATGCTGATTAAGTGTGAATTTTATATGGCCAAACGCATATTTAAGTCCCTGCATTATCACTTTTTTCCAGATTGAGTCCCTACACTAAAAAAGTGTAATATTCTTCCCTACACTATCAGGAATGTTTAATGCAAGTCCCTCCGTTAAATATCGTTAGCTCGTGTGTTACACGCATAGCTTGGTGAGAAAGGAAATAAAAAGCAGGTGATGACTAGGACATGTTAACTCAGCCAAATACATATTTGAGTCCCTACACTATAATTCTTTTTCAGATTGAGTCCCTGCATTACAATTTTTTTCCAGATTGGGTCCATGCACTCAAAAACTTAAAATTCTTCCCTACATTATCaggaatttttaatttaaatcccTATATTATATTTCATTGGCTTGTGTCTTACGCATATGGCTAATTAAACACTgcgttaaattttttattttatttttaaaaagtttggataagTCCACGTGATCCAAAATTCGAATATTTAACCATTTATAGTTTAAAACGAGTCTAacttagaaaaattattttaattgaatatgtttattttaattattataaaattattctaaatgaATGCTTATTATTTTagtgtaatgaaataaaaattatattaataaaaaataataaatttttagcaAGGTACAAAAggataatgtaaaaaaaatcacgaactttacatatttttttcattttaatcatatagttcattttcatgcacaaactaccattttttttcaaattcatacacggtgctgagatgtcacggctctattggtgtaattcgttgagttggatgtcattttacaccaatgaatggcTGTCACCTCAGCACTGCGTATGAATTTCCaaaaaaatggtagtttgtgcatgaaaatatgacaaaatataaattgtgtgattaaaatgaaaaaacatgtaaaaaattgtgatttttttttgacattaacccaagTATAAATAAACAACATACTAAATaactttgaataaatttttaataataaaataaatttaaaaaataaaatgaaaatcgtcatttatttctaataattttatagtaaCCAAACTTGTTCCATAGTTgtgaatttaataatttattttatcaaataaatttttattacctttctattgatttaaattatttaataattttttaaaaatttaagcctaatatatataaattcataCCCACAATAATGATTATTAATAATGGCAAcgtacaaataaaaaaattgttaaatttcaaagtaaaatattggccaaacacatatttgagtccttacattataatttttttaaaattgagtccctacactcaaaattataaaattcttcCCTGCATTGTCAAGAAAGTTTAATGTAAGTCCCTACGTTACATTCCGTTTGCCTTCCGTTAACTCGCAGTGTTAGAGGGACTTGCATTAAACATTCCTGATAGTGTAGGGAAGAAAATTACACTTTTTTAATGTAGGGACCCAGTCTGAAAAAAAGTGATAGTGCAGGGATCCAAATATGCGTTTAGCCATTTTATATCGAACGATTTTATATAGatggaattttattttaaactaaaaacattttaatttttctaaaaaattcattaagagatagtttaatatttatattttgtaatgTAATCTCATGTAATACTTGATTAATACAacacattatttatttatttcatttttcttttgaaggttttgtttcaaattgctattttctttttttttaattataaaacgtAAATTTCCCAGCAAAGCGAGGGCATAAGATTAGTACCATCGAAAACAGATCAAGGGCGTGACCACGGGATAGTGCCTACGCTACACTCTACCCGATACAACCCTCCCTCATGAGAAAATAACATTGTCACGTGCTTCGCTCTTATCCGATCGCAACCCATCAAATCGCATATTTACACGTCTATATAAGGTCATCAGCCAAACAGTAAACAAAAACCCAAAGTTTCACCTACATAATAAAACCCTAATCtctgaatttttttcttcatccCTAATCACAGCAACAGAGACACAATGAAGAATTCCGGCAAAACTTTCAGGAAAAACGCCGCCATCATCAAGTCCGATGAGAGGAGTGACAGGAAATCATCGACGGGAATGAACGGAATGCCGAAGAAAGGAGGCTTGGGCGGCAAATACACTTGGTATGGTGATCGATGTTCCTTAGCTGAGGCTGGATTTGAGAGAGATATTGTTGATGTGAAGGACCCTAACTTCATAGATCCAGAAGATATCAGCAAGTCCGACTGATTATTGCGATGATTTTGCGATCGATCTCGATCTAATGTTTgagttctttttttctttcaagtTTGATTGTGAATATTCTAGTTTGATGTGGAAATATTTTGCTGGTGCAGTAGCCAGTAGgttattataaatttacaatGATAAATATCGAATgttatgttttctttttttatcatGCGAATGTTATGCTGTTATGTGAATTTTGCAGGATGGTTTAATTCTACAAAATATGTGATGAAattgtgatgatggtgatggcaTAGTTTGTTTCTGCTGATAGAGTAATCCTTgcttgttttaatttttgtttgtttttatatttccaGCAAAGGTTTTAGTACTTTTAGGATGATTAAGGTTTTTATATTAGGGTTTTATTTAAGTAAAACTGTTCCTATAATTTCATCAAAAATTCAGGAACTCTTTGTTTAAAGTTTAGGTAGTTAATCgtatttgagttttttcaaactcccaaatttatttatattgttttggtTTAGTTAGTTATTGTGAATTACTAATCTGAATTGAATCTAAAACATCccatgattaattttaattatcagtTTTCAGTTGTATTTAAAGTCTCTTTATAAATTTGTATGATTAAACAAGCTTATTTACACATACCGTCTTTAATTTTAGAAGTGGATAATAAAGTGGTGGTAGAAATGATAAAGAATGGTCGAGAGGCAGCTGCTTATTCTACTAATATTTTTGCATCTACTCGTGCTTTGATTTATAGAGACTAGGAGGTGATTATATCTCATATTTTTAGGGAAATTAATTTTGTGGCGGATCATTTAGCGACTATAAATAATGATTATTTGATTGGGTATACGGCCCGCGAAGTCCCTCCGGCTAGCGTGATTCCTTGGCTAATGCATGATATGTATGGAACTTTCTACATTAggaaaattatgttaaatttagaTGGTACTATTTAATCAGAAACATTGATGTTCAAAActcatactccctccgtcccaatagagttgtccactttgtctttatcacacagtttaagaaaagcaattattgtgcatgagttttataaaaaaattattatttttcttatcatacccctatttaatataaggtctacttacaatttacttacaatttactttcaatttattcattagtggattttaaataggggtaataaagtaaaattgaatgtaaaagttagttactttttgaaagtggacaatagttttgggacaaaaaaatttctcaaagtggacaactctattgggacggagggagtattagttTTTACAATTATTGGTCtatgaaaatattattgataATCTCATTAATCAAAAACATTTTCCAAGACcctttttaataaaacaaaaggTAAATCAGACCTTCGAATTTATATCTAAGAATTAGATAAAtcacttttaactttttatagttAATTAGATCTTCAAACTTGTGTTTAGATCAAATAAATCACTTTACTCAATTAGATCCCCGTGTTTCGGGGTCAAAAAAGTTACGCGTTTGAAGTATACAAAATAAGGGTTACTTgacataaattaaaagaatttagaatttgattgaataaaaaaattaaaaatgacttatATTATATGACTCTAAAAcacaaatttgaataaaattgactTATTTGACATCCATACACAAGTTCAAGGGTCAGACTAACCCTTTACTCCCTTTTAAACCTTTCACAGTTCTTCTCTAGTTTTTTTTTCTCCCTTTCATCACTAAACGACGACAGATCATCGAATCCAAAGCCAAGAAGTCAAGCAAAACGCAAGAagaaaacgtttcgaaacacatcacacaaattaaaaaaaaccaatcGCATAACTCCTCCGTCCGCCTCCGCCTCCTCGGTGCttcaaaacaaaaacacaaaccaaaattcaaaaatcacagtaaatcaaattaaaaaaagaagaagccaCAAATGCACGACAACAACAATGGGCAACAAGATCGCGAGGACAACACAAGTATCCGCGACAGAGTATTACCTCCACGATTTACCTTCGTCGTATAATCTAGTCTTCAAAGAAGCTCTAGGCCGCGGCCGTTTCTTCAAGTCAATTCTATGCAAACACGACGAAGGTTTAGTCATCGTCAAAGTCTATTTCAAGCGCGGTGATCCTATCAATCTCCGAGAGTACGAGCGCCGTCTCGAACACATTAAAGAAACTTTCCTCGCCCTTGACCATCCTCACGTCTGGCCCTTTCAGGTcagaaaattaatcaaaatccaGCTCCGCtacttaaattaattataattcaattaagTACAATTGAACTGAATTTTTGTTATGTCGTTAGTATTATATATTGCTTTGACAAGTGATTAATCTAAAATTCAGCTCGGTTACTTAAATTTTGCTTGCTTACTATGCCTATTAATTGAATTGTAGAGTTCGATTGAActgaatttttgttatttgaaatttgatttaattgaagTGTTTTGATAGTGTTGTGTGATGTTTTTGACAAGTTATTATATTGTTTATGTTCCAGTTCTGGCAAGAAACTGATAAGGCAGCTTATTTAGTGAggcaattttttttcaataatctTCATGACCGTTTGAGTACTCGGCCGTTTCTTAGTTTGGTGGAGAAGAAGTGGTTGGCTTTTCAGCTACTTCTTACTTTGAAACAGTGTCATGAGAAGGGTATTTGTCATGGTAAGTTAAGTTTTTAGGCGGTGATAGTAGTATTTTTATACACTAAAAATGGCTATGCTTCATTCATTCAAAATTTGCGTTTCCTGTATAGGCGATATAAAGTGTGAGAATGTGCTTGTGACTTCTTGGAATTGGCTCTATCTTGCTGACTTTGCGTCGTTTAAACCAACTTACATTCCCTACGATGACCCTTCcgatttttctttcttcttcgaCACGGGTGGGAGAAGGCTATGCTATCTTGCACCTGAGGTTTGCCTTTATCCCCTATGTATTCTCTcccttttttatgttttaattgctaaataaAATTCTGCATTATATGATACAAGTCCTTGTGCTTCAGAGATTTTATGAGCACGGAGGTGAGATGCAAGTTTCTCATGATGCACCATTAAAGCCATCCATGGACATTTTTGCCGTAGGGTGAGCATTTGGAGATACTTAAACTTTTATCTCATTATAATTTTGGGTCTCAATAGACAAGCTGATTGTGCTGA is a window of Mercurialis annua linkage group LG2, ddMerAnnu1.2, whole genome shotgun sequence DNA encoding:
- the LOC126668745 gene encoding uncharacterized protein LOC126668745: MKLIFWNCQGLGNPLTIQQLKTMCKTANPDMVILVETKNKLDKTLTLTKPLKFQKHFVIEPQGNSGGMALFWNLDIQVQIHHYDTYFVAMSLIDQFDVCFDLSFVFVGDFNDVLDQTDKIGGLPFDPNQHVIFQTFIFNMNMHSLSYLGSDYTWSNRRAHPYLIQERIDRVFASPDWLQRHIHAQVQHLDVIGSDHCALLFTTDTTIPQPKGMFHFDKHWLNHPQLHQIIEEAWKFNSTGSPIQLEQQLYEARKQEDEFWRQKSRQIWLQQGDQNTKYFHASTMQRRRKNTILGLNDSHGNWITQPHMIQQLILEHFKDQFTSTIQSTQTQVSNPVPNRVNFDMNLALCRPVSIQEISNATFSINPSKALGSDGFTSLFYQNFWYLIQNDIVLSIQNFFQGGHILTSLNHTIIALIPKIPKPLIVSDFRPISLCSVFYKIISKIITSRLQNIVPVLTSQNQNAFTKGRSISDNVLLAHELIHYLKTRPSGNTHFMALKLDISKAYDRLEWPYIHSSLTAWGFHPSLLTGS
- the LOC126668746 gene encoding uncharacterized protein LOC126668746, whose amino-acid sequence is MQLKDLDPSNKAITIFGYSLWHIWKAKNNLIFKADIPTLEDTIHSILRDAEEFQQSMIKSPIPHPCRSSNHIYSTNIQGIPTGFIKLNYDAAVDAQKKRGFVGIVSKDEHMCLKGKFSAAYKFIWDPGILEMLALREAMNWAISKGWKNTIFEGDALQITTIIKSQKCSIASIQGVCADIWHLQNSFDNIVFQSVPRQQNIEAHNWVQQQSEGIRLVPSKTDQGRDHGIVPTLHSTRYNPPS